The DNA region TTAATGAAATGATAGAAATAGACGAAGATGAGCGAGTAGAAGTAGAAGAAGAAGAGATCACGAAAATAGATGATGAGACAATATATGAACAAATAAGTGGGTATATGTGGGAGGAAAGCGTGGAAGCCTTTTCCCCTTATTATGAGCTACTAAATCATGAGATTACCGGCTATGAAGAAGAGAAAATAGGGGACAACCTTGAAGTGCTATTCTTTTATAAACTTATTCATAAAAACTACGATAAGGACCCGGATACAGTAGGTTATATCAAAGAAGCCAAAGAACAAGGTAATGCTAATTATCAGTTGATGTACGATGAGTATTTAGCACCGAGAGAAATGAATTTTCAGCTTAAGATTGTTATAGATGAAAAAGATGTAATGACTTTATATGCTAACAACGCCCCGGTAGGAACAGAGTGGGAAGCGGTAAGTTTGAAAGATTATATTCTTAGTAATTAGTTTTGACCTTATAATCATAGGTTAGGGTATAAAAACTACGTGCCTAAGCTTTCATATATGTATATGAGAGCATCAGGAACACGTAGTTTCAACCCTTGAGCCATGCTATAAGATTGATTTAGTAAATGATGTAACCAGGGGTTTGAGGGGGTAAACTTAAAGTGGAGAAATTTGGAGAGATGACTTTAACAGCATCGTTTTCTTGAATGTCGACTTGGAAGATTGTGGTCTTCTCTGAGGTGTGAATGACAATACGATTGGCATAGTCTTTCTCCTCAAGATCTTGGACAATAAAAAAGCTTAAGTTGCCTTGATCATCATAAGTAATCTCCTGTATGATACCTTCATGAAAAGTAGGCTCTGATTGGGTCACTTTTAGGGTTTCATTTTCTATTTCAATGCCTAAACTTGTAATTTCAGATAGAAACTCTATAGGTACCCACGTATGTCCATCTAAAATAATAGGTGAACTACTTAGAGCCCAAGGTGCCATTTTTTGCCTAAAATAGGCATTTTCACCAATTGTAATGGAGGTCCATAAGGGACCTTTTGATAATTCCACACGTTTGCTAGCTTCATGCCAAGTGAACTCAAAACCAAAAGCCTCAAGGGTTTTTCTTAGGGGTATCATCGTGATGCCCTCAATAGCCTGTGTTTTTGCAGTTACCGTTATAGGTGTTTCATTGTTAAGATGAGACTCGGCATATGCACTTGTAAAGGTACCAAGACTCATACATGTGACAAGTAATAATAGTGTACTGATTTTTTTCATAAGATGCTCCTTTATATTATTATTTATTTGGAAAGCGCTACTTTCCCATTTAGGCCTAATACATAATATACGACGATGAAAAAAGAAATAGGTTCTCAAATTATATGGTTTGTATTGCAACTGTAACATAATTGTCCTATAATTAATAATGAGACCTATAATCAATTACACTATTTAATAAGATAACCATCTATGATGATGGCAAGATAGGAGATGAAGATATGTCAATACAAGTATATGTTAATTTTAGTGGTAATTGTCGTGAAGCGGTAGAGTATTATGCAAAAGTATTCAAGACAAAAGAACCGAAAATTATGACCTACAGTGAAATGCCGCCGGATCCGGATTTTGTTGTCCCTGATGAGACAAAAGACTGGGTGTTACATACAAGTCTAGATATAAGTGGCAGTACAGTTATGTTCTCTGATGTTTTCCCTGGTATGCCCCTTGTTGTTGGTAATAATATCAGTTTGACGATTATAACGGATGATGAGGCAGAAATTCGCGATGCATTTGATCAGTTAAAAGAAGAAGGTCGCGTTGATATGGAACTTGGGGAGACCTTTTGGAGCAAATGCTATGGCAGCGTCGAAGATAAATTCGGGATCATCTGGCAGTTTGATTTAGACAGTGGTGAAAGCTTCTGATGTATGAACTCAAAACGAAGGAAAACGACAGTGATGTTGTAGAATTTATTGAACGTGTAAAAAACCCAAAGCGCCAGGAAGATGCCTATAAGCTTCTGGATATTTTTTCGGAGACAACCGGCTTAAAAGCTAAGATGTGGGGACCGAGTATCATTGGATTTGGTTCTTATCATTACAAATATGCGTCCGGACATGAAGGTGATGCTATGTTAGTAGGCTTCTCGCCTAGAAAAGCTAAAATGAGCCTATATTTTGCAACCGGGGACACTGAAAGAGAAGCATTATTACAAAAATTAGGTAAGCACACTGCTGGTAAAGCATGTGTTTATATCAATAAACTTGAAGATGTTAATATAGACATACTTAGAGATTTGATTAAGCAGTCCATCATATTTCTTAAAAAGACATATCCTGATCATTAGTTCAGAACCTAAGATTGTGGCAACCTTGGATGTAAATCCAGGGTTGCTATTTCTTCTTCACATGAAAGAAGAAAATTGACCATATCTATAGGCAGTGATATAATGATAAAAAGAATGGCAAACAGTAAACCATTAGAATTACAGATGTGTATTTGACGTACGACTTAGAGATAGGTGTATTATCATCTGTCAATGGGCTTGTATGTTTTTTTATGGTTATAATTGGTAAAACTGAAAAAAAGAAATCAAATAGGAGTGAACGATTCATATGGATAGTCAAACGGGTACACAAATTATTATTCTTGGTATTTTGCTTGTTATGTCGGGATTTTTTTCGGCTACAGAAACTGCGTTTTCAAGTATTAATAGAATAAGGATGAAGCATCTTGCAAATAATGGCAACAAAAAAGCGTCACATACTTTAGAACTTTCAGAGGATTTTGATAAGGTTCTATCAACAATACTGATTGGAAATAATATTGTTAATATTGCTTCAGCAGCTATTGCAACGGTCCTTTTTACCAGACACTACGGCAATGCAGGTATTACGATTTCGACGGCTGTGACCACCATCTTAGTCTTGATTTTTGGTGAAATCACGCCAAAAAGTCTTGCAAAAGAATCGCCGGAGGCTTTTGCCATGTTTTCTACGCCTATCCTTAGAATCTTAACATTTTTATTACAACCGATTAATTATATTTTCTCATTATGGAAAAAATTATTATCAAAAGTTTTCAAATTTAAAGACAAGCAGACAATAACTCAAGAGGAATTAATCACCCTTGTAGAAGAAGCTGAAAGTGAAGGTGGACTCGATTCTCATGAGGGAGAACTTATACGTTCGGCGATTGAGTTTAATGATCTTGATGTTGAAGAAATATTGACCCCAAGGGTGAAGGTTGTCGCGGTGAGTGAAACAGCTTCCCTTGATGAGATAAAAAGGACCTTTATGAAGAATGGCTTTTCAAGGTTACCTGTCTATAATAAAACCGTAGATAATATCATTGGGGTCATCCATGAAAAAGACTTTTACAATGTCTTATATGATGAAAAAAGCGATATAAAGTCCATTACTAAAAGTATTGTCTGTGTTGCACCACAAACAAAAATATCTAAACTCTTAAGACTTTTACAACATTCTAAGTCGCACATATCAGTGGTGGTGGATGAATATGGAGGAACTATGGGTATTGTAACTTTGGAGGATATTCTTGAGGAGTTAGTAGGTGAGATATGGGATGAACATGATGAAGTTATTGAGTTTTTTAGTGAAATAGAAAATAACAAATATCTAGTACATTGTAATGCAAATCTTGAGGAGTTATTCACTCGATTCGAGCTTAAAAGTAAAAGTTATGATTATGATGCGGTAACGGTAGGAGGTTGGATTGTACATCAATTTGGAAGAATACCGGATGTAGGTAATAAATTTGTATTTGAGCACCTTCAAGTGACTGTGACGAAAACGGATAATAAACGTGTACTTGAAATTACAGTCGAGATATTAGAGTAAAATAAATTATAGGTTGACAAAAAAAAGAGATTCATGGTATATTTCAATAACGTAAATTTGATATATTAATATATATAAATATATCAATCAATCAATACTCACTTAGAAAGGTTTCATGACAAATGAAGAAAAATATCCAGAATCAATTATTTTTTGTTACAATCCTATTCTTTGTCCTAGGCACCTTACATATTAGTTTGGCGTTACTAGGACTCGTTTGCTTTACACTACCTTTTTACCAATATTTTAAGAATAAAGACAGAGTATGGTGTAAATACTATTGTCCTAGAGCCGGTTTATTTAATGTTATCTTCGGAAAAATAGGTCTCAAGAAAAAAATACCTAATTGGATTAAAAATGGAAAAGGAAAACAAAT from Petrocella atlantisensis includes:
- a CDS encoding FMN-binding protein, producing the protein MKRVVKWFFILVGAVVLMSVIWATKDLSDIKAVELGVIELEELDNGNYHGNYKNGRFSNELIVEIKDQKITDVQVIKPVPNSNEQFISDLRNMILLEQSLEVDAISGATYTTKAYLKSIENALINEMIEIDEDERVEVEEEEITKIDDETIYEQISGYMWEESVEAFSPYYELLNHEITGYEEEKIGDNLEVLFFYKLIHKNYDKDPDTVGYIKEAKEQGNANYQLMYDEYLAPREMNFQLKIVIDEKDVMTLYANNAPVGTEWEAVSLKDYILSN
- a CDS encoding copper amine oxidase N-terminal domain-containing protein, translated to MKKISTLLLLVTCMSLGTFTSAYAESHLNNETPITVTAKTQAIEGITMIPLRKTLEAFGFEFTWHEASKRVELSKGPLWTSITIGENAYFRQKMAPWALSSSPIILDGHTWVPIEFLSEITSLGIEIENETLKVTQSEPTFHEGIIQEITYDDQGNLSFFIVQDLEEKDYANRIVIHTSEKTTIFQVDIQENDAVKVISPNFSTLSLPPQTPGYIIY
- a CDS encoding VOC family protein, with protein sequence MSIQVYVNFSGNCREAVEYYAKVFKTKEPKIMTYSEMPPDPDFVVPDETKDWVLHTSLDISGSTVMFSDVFPGMPLVVGNNISLTIITDDEAEIRDAFDQLKEEGRVDMELGETFWSKCYGSVEDKFGIIWQFDLDSGESF
- a CDS encoding DUF1801 domain-containing protein, with protein sequence MYELKTKENDSDVVEFIERVKNPKRQEDAYKLLDIFSETTGLKAKMWGPSIIGFGSYHYKYASGHEGDAMLVGFSPRKAKMSLYFATGDTEREALLQKLGKHTAGKACVYINKLEDVNIDILRDLIKQSIIFLKKTYPDH
- a CDS encoding HlyC/CorC family transporter; amino-acid sequence: MDSQTGTQIIILGILLVMSGFFSATETAFSSINRIRMKHLANNGNKKASHTLELSEDFDKVLSTILIGNNIVNIASAAIATVLFTRHYGNAGITISTAVTTILVLIFGEITPKSLAKESPEAFAMFSTPILRILTFLLQPINYIFSLWKKLLSKVFKFKDKQTITQEELITLVEEAESEGGLDSHEGELIRSAIEFNDLDVEEILTPRVKVVAVSETASLDEIKRTFMKNGFSRLPVYNKTVDNIIGVIHEKDFYNVLYDEKSDIKSITKSIVCVAPQTKISKLLRLLQHSKSHISVVVDEYGGTMGIVTLEDILEELVGEIWDEHDEVIEFFSEIENNKYLVHCNANLEELFTRFELKSKSYDYDAVTVGGWIVHQFGRIPDVGNKFVFEHLQVTVTKTDNKRVLEITVEILE